One window of the bacterium genome contains the following:
- a CDS encoding type II toxin-antitoxin system prevent-host-death family antitoxin produces MHEAKTHLSKLVEGAVQGEPFIIAPAGTPLVVAAGDLPVDWPA; encoded by the coding sequence ATGCATGAGGCCAAGACCCACCTCTCGAAGCTGGTTGAGGGTGCGGTTCAGGGCGAGCCGTTCATCATCGCCCCGGCGGGAACCCCGCTGGTCGTGGCCGCCGGAGACTTGCCGGTTGACTGGCCTGCC